gaaagacaaatatcatatgaaattGATTATATGTGGAATATCGAAAaaaggcacaaatgaacttatttacaaaacagaaatagagtcacagatgtagaaaacaaacttatggttaccaagggggaaagcgggggcataaattgggagattgggattgacatatacacactactatatataaagtagataactaataaggacatactgtatagcacagggaactctgtaatgacctatatggaaaaagaatcttaaaaagaggggatatatgtatacgtataactgattcactctgctgtacagcagaaactaacaacattgtaaatcaactacactccaataaaatttttttaaaagccaatagTGCTGACGCTAAGAAACCCTAGCCTATATAAACACACTATGTCTGCAGCTTgcttatgtataatatatacacattatttatatataaaattataacatattgggttggccaaaaagttcgtttgggtttttctgtaacatcttacggaaaatcCTGagcgaactttctggccaacccaatatatagtAGATTATTCACGTCAGCATTAGTAGATCCACCTCATTATTCTTCGTGGCTGCATAATAATCCACTGCTTGCTCCAGCATATTTTATTTAGATGTTTTCACTCTTTGGCTATTGCAAACATGTTTACTGAAAGGAGTATTCTTTTCATACACTTGCCTTTCAGTCATGTGTGAAGTCAAAGCATAAACTGCTGGAAGTGACATGGACGAATCAGAAGGTTCATTGGTATTTTGAATGACCTCATTTCAAGTCTCTGGGGCATAGTCCATTGGGAGAGTGGGTCTGGGGTTCTGACAAAACAGGGCTGTGGTCCCCAAAAGTCTGGTGGAAAAGCTCCTGTTTGTTCTCATCTACAGACAAGGGTGTCCTGACCGCTCATCTCTCCACAGGACCAGGTGTCCCCCACCTGAACAACGAGCCAGGTCCTGAGTGATGTCCCCAAGCTGAGTGCCCATGGCCCTACCCTTCCCCATGGAGAAAGGACTCACTCTGCCCCAGGACTGCCGACACTTTCTGCACAGCCTGAGAATGAGGAGCAAATATGCCCTTTTCCTTGCttttgtggtggtggtttttgtcttcattgaaaaggaaaataaaatcatatcaagGTGAGGGATGCAAGCCCAAGTCTTCCCTGTcaaggtggggtgggtgggggcagagagGTAGCTTGTAGGGCTGTCTGTGGACCTACAAAGGCAATCCCTCAACCAGTAATCATCAGACCTCTCCTGTGCCCAGGCAGTAGGTCATGCCCATGTCCTCATGACCGCACAGCTGTGAGACTTGGGCTCCAGACTCAGGCAGTCTGAGTTGGAATCCTGATTCtggcactttttttttggccgcagcgCACGTctttcaggatcttagtccccccaccagggattgaacccatgacccctgcagtggaagtatggagtcctaactactggaccgccagggaattcccctgattCTGGCCCTTTCTAGCTGTGACAGCTTAGacaaattatttcacttttctgTCTTAAgtctctcttctgtaaaatgtgaCTAATAATGGGGCCTGccttgttgtaaagattaaataagaaaatgtaaaagtgTTTAGccctgtgcctgacacacagttggTGTCCTGTACTTGCTGGCTGTGGTTATTATTAATTAACTTCCTGGCCTAGGATGATGCCTCACATTAACAGCATATCTCCTATACCAATCTGAAGTCATGGATGAGGGTGAGGCAGGGTCCTGGTACAGATActgtggtgggcagggctgccatGTTCAGCTGCCCAGGTTGTGCACTGTTCAACTCCAGGGGTGTGCACTCACAACAGCTACGCTGGGAATGCTGCCCCCTAGAGTTGGCAGTGTACCGCTGTGTGCAGTGGCCCTGCTAGTGGGCCTGCAAGACATAGAAAGATTTCACAGACCTTCTCTCCCAAGCACAACCCCTGCAAGAAAGCATCAACCAGGATGGGTAGGTTAGGAATAGGGCTATGTAGTAGGCACTATGTCAGTGCCCTGCCTGGGTTCCTTAGCATGGACTGCTCCAGTTTGTGCCTACTGGGTCCTATTGCAAGATCCTGCAACTCTCCACCTGAGGGCATTCTCTCCACCTGCACACTGGCAAGCCACAAGTCCTGGGGAGTAAATGCCTCTGGGAGCAGCCCTCAGTCAAGGCCAACTGGGAGCTTCACACCCCTTGGGTAGAGAATCCTGAGGTGTGTTCTATCTACACCTTCTCCTGGGGTTCCTCCGGCAGAGCGATTTGGCCACAGGGGTAGCCTGCTCACCCTTATGGacttcctttcctccctgcctCACTTCCCTACCCCTCTACCCGTTCTTCCTGTGATCAagtcccaaataaactacttacACTCAAATCCTTGCCTCAGAGTCGGCTTCTGGGTGATTATCCTGGGATGCTCCTCAGGGTGGCACAGGGGATGGAGTCCCCAGTCAGTCATTGACCCCGGTATCCCTCTGTTCTCACAGGGTCTCGGACAAACTGAAGCAGATCCCCCAATCCCCGGCAGATGCCAATAGCACCGACCCAGCCCTAGTCTTGGCCGAGAACGCATCCCTCCTGTCCCTGAGTGAGCTGGATTCGGCCTTCACGCAGCTGCAGAGCCGCCTGCGAAACCTCAGTCTGCAGCTAGGCGTGGCGCCGGCAGAGGAGGCTGAGGAGGAGACCACAGAGTGGGAGCAGGAGTCCCGCCCACCTGCCGAGGCCCCGCCCCGGCGCCACTTGCTCCTCATGGCCACCACGCGCACGGGCTCCTCGTTTGTGGGCGAGTTCTTCAATCAGCAGGGCAACATCTTCTACCTCTTCGAGCCGCTGTGGCACATCGAGCGCACGGTGTCTTTCGAGCAGGGCGGCGCCAACGCCGCAGGCTCGGCCCTGGTATACCGCGACGTGCTCAAGCAGCTCTTCCTGTGCGACCTGTACCTCCTGGAGCATTTCATCATCCCGGCACCCGAGGACCACCTGACCCAGTTCGTGTTCCGCCGGGGCTCCAGCCGCTCCCTCTGCGAGGACCCCGTCTGCACGCCCCTCGTCAAGAAGGTATTCGAGAAGTACCCCTGCAAGAACCGCCGCTGCGGCCTCCTCAACATGACGCTGGCCTCCGAGGCCTGCCGCCGCAAGGAGCACATGGCAATCAAGGCCGTCCGCATACGGCAGCTGGAGTTCCTGCAGCCGCTGGCCGAGGACCCCCGTCTGGACCTCCGCGTCATCCAGCTGGTGCGCGACCCCCGCGCTGTGCTAGCCTCCCGCATGGTGGCCTTCGCCGACAAGTACGAGACCTGGAAGAACTGGCTGGCCAAGGGACAGGACCAgctgagggaggaggaggtgCTGCGGCTGAAGGGCAACTGTGAGAGCATCCGCCTGTCCGCTGAGCTGGGCCTGAGGCAGCCGGCCTGGCTGCGGGGCCGTTACATGCTGGTGCGCTACGAGGACGTGGCCCTCAGGCCGCTGCAGAAGGCCCAGGAGATGTACCGCTTTGCAGGCATTCCCCTGACCCCGCAGGTGGAGGACTGGATCCAGAAGAACACCCAGGCGGCGCACGACGGCATCTACTCCACGCAGAAGAACTCCTCGGAGCAGTTTGAGAAGTGGCGCTTCAGCATGCCCTTCAAGCTAGCGCAGGTGGTACAGGCTGCCTGCGGCCCTGCCATGCGCCTCTTTGGCTACAAGCCTGTGCAGGACGCCGCCTCGCTCTCCAACCGCTCCGTCAGCCTGCTGGAGGAGCGCGGCACCTTCTGGGTCACGTAGGGGACCCGGGGCGTCGAGCACCCCTCCTGGTGAAAGCCCCGCCTTGCCTGCCTCACCCAGGCCAGCTGGGAGACTGCCGCGCCGCCGCGGGGGTGGGCAGGAAGACGTGCAGGGCGTAGGTGGCGCCTGCGCTGTAGAAGTAGGCCCTCAGCCCGCTCGCTTCCCGCCCTAGCTGTGGGCCTGGAGCTTCCCGCTGAGAACAGGACAGTGGCCAGTCCTTTTGAGGGCTGCAAACCCAGACCTAAGGGGCTGTGGTGTCCTGAGCAGGCCCAGGCAGGCCCGAGCCTATTGACAAGCCTTTCtcgcctctctctccctctctctctccctgtctctctctctgtctctctctctctctctctctctctctctctctctctctctcacacacacacacacacacacacacacacacacacacacacacacacacacacacacacacacacacagagagaaatataCATGAAACACACATAGGTGCCTGTAGACCCTGTGGGTCAGAGTCCACAAATATTTAACCACCAGAAGGGGTTTCAGACACTGACTAGCCACAGTCAGACCCCCTGCTGTACTCAGTGTCAACCTTTCAGTTTCCGAATTTCTCCATAATCCAGTGTGGCATCTGGGTGGGTCCCTGGGGAGAGGTGAAATCAGCTCTATATAGAGCTAcaaaacaaacatacacatataaagaCAAATACCTACACTCACACCACACAGAGAGGCAGAAgaacataaaaacacaaacacacacacagaaaaaatctTCCCCGTTGCCTTATGCTTTGTCTGTATCACACACCTAAAGAAAAGCCTCTGCTTACCTTTTAGAGTTATTCGGGGAGGGGGGAATGATATACGGTCATGGGCCATGACCCTGTTCCCCATCCAAGCTTGAGGCTGAACGGTGGATGCAGAACTGCCAAGTCCACGGCCTCTGCCCACCTTAGATTCTCGTGGCTACCTCCCCTGACCCATTCGTGTCCTTGCTGCTAGCAGGCAGCACGGTTTGAAATGGCATGGCTGACCCTCGTGTGATTGCAGCCCGAAGGCCCTGTCCTAGCTCAATTGGCTCCCCGAGAGCAGGTCCATATTTGAAAGCGGCCTCAAGCCTGACTGGCAGGAGCATCAGTGGTCCCTGGAGGCAAAAGGCAGCTCATGAGTCCTGTCATTTCCGGCCAGGCCGCTGTGGGGCAAGGCGCAGAAGGAAATACAGAGTGCTCCTAAGGGAGAAGTCACATCAGGATACCCCGTCCCCCGAGAAGACAGGGACAGAGGTCAGCCACATGGTTGGTCGTCATGGTTATGTGGTTAGTGTCTGGAATTCCTCATTTAGGGCTCTGGGAAGAGTATTGCTCAATGTGGGATGGggtgcatgttttatttttttttaagttatttatggTTTGGTCTCTTGTGGCTGTGTTTTCAGGTTTGTTTCTACAGGAGTGCTGCTTGGAAGCATTGTGGGCTTGAGGGGCTGAGGGGGGCCAGGAAGACCAGTGGGGAGCACTTTGGCTCCtgctggaggaagaggaggaggagcctTCCCCCAGAAGAACCAGAGCCAAGGTGGCCACATGGCAGCCCACAGCGCCCCACGGGCTTTTTTGTTTGATCCAACGTGGAACAAATGTCAGAAACCAGTGGCGTTCTTTGCTGAGTGTCCAGAGACAGCATAAATTAGCaatcctcaccccctccccaagaAGAGGCCAGATTTGAACATCTCTCCCAGGTCCTAACATATTTCCTGGGGCGTCAGGGTCCTATGACCAAGCAGATGTCCCCAGAGTGGAAGCGtttccccattcccaccccaaaCTAGGGGGCAACACTCAGTACCACCTCAGAACTTGCAGGAAGCATCAGCAGTTCACTAAGGGCTATTTCTGATTTCCTGGACAACCTCTGTATCAGATCCGTCTCATTGTCAAGCCCAGAGGGCTGAGTTTTGTTTTGAGTGTTATGGGGAGCAGGGAAATACAGGATCTGGGTCCAGCTAGTGTTGCCATAGGGAAGGGGGGGGTGTCCTGGCAGGAAGCCAGCCTTTGAAAAGGTGAGGACAGTGGCCATCTTGTGGGATCCATTACAGTCAGTGCGTTTGAGCTGCTGGGTCTCCATCACCATGGATTCAGCCAATCGAGGAAGTCTCTAGGTTTTCTGTTCCAAgaataaattgtgctgggaaatGGCTCTAATTTGGGGTCCAAAGGGACTCCAGCTCTGAAAACTTGATCCTGGGGCAGAGTGGGGCCAGGATGATTCTGGCAGGCCCAGAAGTACTGGCCATTCTTCCCCAGCCCTTGCCCTGCTCCCTCCACTGTTCCCCacctgggggtggtgggaggcaGGCACCTCTATCCAAGGCCCTTTCTGGTTCCTGGGGCCCTCCTAGTGTGGACTGCagacttcttccttcttcccttacTGTGCCTCTGGGGCCAAGGCCTCCACCCCTGAGCTCTGAGGACTATGCCGAGAATGGACCTTTGGGACTTCTCAGGACATTATCAATTTGTACACTGCAGATtgacttaatttatttattttgtgaaaaagaagagacagaaaatattttattttttgcagggaCTCAAAGCTGTACCCAAATCAAAAAAGACGATAATAATAGAAACCATTCACTTCATACATACAAGGACACTCCAAGACGATTCAGAATACACGAGAGGACAAAACTGGGAGCGTGGGAGTCACGATGGCCGCAGGGTATTTTTTTAGCTCGGTTTCCTCTTGTTGATTTGAAGATATGACAGTAAGGCCCTTTCTGCTATATTACCTTTGTCCAGGTATCTGAAATAGGACACACCTCAAGAGAGTGTTGCCTTGGGCTTAGCAATGCTCTGGGAACCCTTGGGGtttagggaggagagggagggatgactACTGACTCCTACACTCCATGGGACCTGGTTGGAGTAACGTGTGAGGGGTTTTCAGCAGGGAGCTGGGCTAGGGGAGGTGGTCCAGCTGGGAGCTAGTGCCTCCTCTTCCAGCGAGGCCAGCCCTGGTTTCTCTGCTCCCTCTGGCCCCCCATGAGCCTTCACCTCCACAGCACCCACCTGCCTGGAGACAGAGGGAGTGTTGAGGCCTCACCTCTGCCCACCGCCAGCTTCCGGGGAACAAGAGGCTCATTCAGCAATGAGCGTTTattcgtttttctttttcttcatgaagACCTCTTTAGCCCAGCCTATAAAAATAGTTCAGAAGGTTCCAGGCCTTGGTGAGACACGGCAGTGTCCAACACCCTCAGGCTGTCGCCACTGCTGCCCATTCCTGGCTTCTCCTCTGGGCCTTGTTTATAAACCTTGGAGTGGATGAGGACATGGGGGGAAGGGTCTTTGGGAGCAGCATTTTGCGGGGGCAGGATTCCTGAGTCCCatgaagagggaaaaagaagaagcagATCTCTGTAGCATGGCCCTTGCAGGTTATCACCAACTTATTATTAAGTTTGAGAGACATAAGCAAATTCTAGCCCTCTGTCCCTTTATGTGATGCACTCACTTGAAAATAAGTAACCAAatgaacaggggaaaaaaatgtttgcctGCCAGCACCCTCAGCCTGGGAGCTATGCCAGAGGCTGGTCTAATGGGGCAGCTGCTAACCAAACCCTTAAGAGCAGAGGACCCAACCGACCCATTACAAGAACATCTTTCCCTTCCACCTCTGCTTTCTGAACAAGCTCCAGGAGGTCCCTGTCCCAGAAGATGTATGCTTGGCCTAGAGAGCAGACAGGAGATGTAAGCATCAGATGGTCTGGTCCTGACCCTGAAGGTCTCTTCCAGCCCTGGTTCTGTGTTAATTGACTATGAGGCCTATCCCTTCAGAGGCCCTGGATTATGAAGGACAGGGGCAGAAGACTGGATGGCTGTGTCCCCAAGGCAGTCCtctcccactcccatccccaAAGGCTGAAAGCAAAGGTGGGTCTCAGAGGGGTGGGTTCCTGAGGCAgggagagtggggtgggggaacAGATGCCTGCAGAGGATGCTCCTTCTTTAAACTTGTGCAGTCTGACGAGCTCCAAGACGTGGATCTTGTTAGTCTGCACAAATTTAAAGAAGGAGCGTCCTCTGAGTTCCAAAGTTAATGAGTTTGCCTGTGAAGATTCCTAGCACATGGTCCAGCTAGAAGGTAGGGAGGCGGCCCAGGGTTTCCTGAATGTAGCCACATGGCCTTTCAACTGCCCATGGTTTCAGAAGAGTGGAAGCTGCTCTTTACCTCAAAAGGATGAAGCAGAGTTGGCAGCTCAGATGTCTTAAGAACTTCAAGATCCTAGGGTCTTGTGACCTTTGTCATTCCATACTGTGCATGGGGGACTAGTTAGTTATGTGTTTCCAAGATTACATGGTACCATCCTCAGGGCCTAGCTCATACTGTAGACCaggtattttatttgtatttatttgtcaaataaaatgGCCTATGTTCCTTGCTTCTTCTGTCATTGGGCTTGAACTGGTCACCCCCTAAAGTCTCCCTTTCATCTGTACTTTCTAGGCCAAGTCTGCCTGGCTCCCCTGCTCCCTCCTGGTTCCTGCAAACTCTTTTTGCCAAGAATTTTGGCCCCCTGTCATGTTTCATGGGCGCATAGTACAGGATACCCCTTCATGGCCATACGTGGCCATGGTATGTACATATGTGTCCACACGTGTGTATGTGTAGCATGTAGCTCAGCCTGCTTGGCCATGTTGCTCCCAGCCCCCTTGCCGTCAATGTCCCAGATGTTCTTGTGGCTACAATCTCCTGGAAACACAGGGGCTGCCTTCAGAAAGCTGGTGGCCACCACCAGTCAGGATCTTCTCTGCAGAACAGAATGTGAACCCATCACCTGATGGCTTActtgatttatttaattaaaaatgaaaacgcGCAATGAGCAGAATCTGAAATGTCTCTGCCCTCTTTTTTGCGTTTATTCTCAGCAGCAACTGGGTTGTAAAAATTTAACAGGAAAATTtgtacgtcaattatatctcaataaagctggagtggggaggggaataggaaaaaaaaaaagtaacagggaaaaaaattagcAGCAGTAGGAAAGGGGTAACTTCCAGCATGAAGCAGGTCAGAAAAACTGCCTACTCTTCAGGGGTGAAAGGCACAAGGGAAGCACGGATAAGTGCAGAGGGTGTGATGAATATTCTTTTACCAGAATGGCAGAGCTGGTGATAACTGTTTGGAGTTGGCTACAAGGATGAGGTCTGAGAGAGAAATACCTCATCATTGTTGGGAAGGTACAAGAACATTAGCTAAAGGTCAGGGGACCTGGGGACAAGTCCCAGCCTTGCCACTCTCtggccctgtgaccttgggcaagtcacttcccttaATCTGTACCCCAGTTTCCGTTAGAATGAAAGGTGTAATTAGTAGTTGATAACCATTGTTCCAAAAAAGCCCCTTTAGGGATGGATTGAAGTCAGCTGAAAGGGCAGGCAATGCTCTCACTCGGAGCAACTGTGCGTTCATTCACTTCACATGTTGAAAGAGTACTTAAGATTTCATTTGGCCTTCAACAAAATCTCAAAAATCACCTGAGATTGCCAAGAACCCTTTCAACTAAGAAATTTAATGCAATTACATTGCTGTATCAGTCATATCAACTTAGTGCAAATTAAATTTCCACGCTTTTGTTTCCTAACAGCCACCTGGAGGGAATGGGCATTTCCTCAGGGAAAAGGGCGAGGGTTCCTTTTGGAACACAGGAAGACAAAGCTGGTGGAGCTTTGTGGGTTTGGGGACAGACGGGAAGTAGGAACTGCAGCAGCCATGAGGAGGCAGAGAAGAGCTGAGCACTGGGGACAACGGTCCCTGGAGTGAAGGGGTGACAGAGTGAAGCATGATATGAGGAAATGAGACCTTTTCCCCAAAACTCAAACCTGTATCTCTGTCATTCCACCCAGGCCAGGTCTTGGAAGCTCAAACCATTTCCCTCCCAACCCTTAAAATATAGGAGTCAGCACAATGACATCCCGACCTGGGTGGAACCTCGGCCACCCCATCCCCAGCCAGGTGCCATTGCTGTGTCCAATCTGCTGGGGACTGGATATATTTAGTTTAATTTCTAGGCTGTGTTTCCTACCACAAATGGCCACCTGGAGAATCAAATTGCCCTAATCATAGAGCAGAGACTAGCGACGTCCCCACGCACTGGCCCCCTCAGCCACCAGCCTAGGCTGAGCCTCCTTTCACTCCCAGACCTCTTAGGGTTCCTGAATCTTCCTGCACTACACCCCAAGTTATCCACCCTGGAAAGAAGCCGAACACCCCATGGGGTCTCGGAGGGGCAGTCAGCTGGCTCCATCCCTGCAGGCAGTTTGATCACCAGCAGAGAGAGGCCTTGGACTTGTGCCACTTGCTCACGGAGCCCTGCCAGGCCCCGCACTGCCAGGTCCTAGAGTCTGTAGCAGTGCCCCAAGTGTTTTTGGAGGAACTGTTGTCACCTAACCTCCCTTAAGAAGTCATAGTGCACATTAGTGCATTAAAGGCTCTTAGAAGCCCTGCTTTCCTCTGTCTGACCCAGCTTACAAGGATTCACTCATAACAAATTTTATGGGTGGAATTCTTTTACcatgaaaactttttttgtttgccGAACAAGATTTTCAAGACTTTGGCATTCTATAGAACAATGTGTACCTACCAGATACCTGCAAGTGTAAGACTAAAAGCCATGGTAAGCAGACAATAAGGTGGTAGGTGAAGTGGCTGGGGAGAAAAAGCCCAGGGTTTCAGGGCCCCATCCCACTTTCACATCATTCTCACTGAGCTGCAGGCCAGGGGCAAGAGTCAGCCTGTGTGGGGAGTAGCAGCCTCAGGGTCACTATGGGTCAGAGTTCACAGCTCCAAGGCATCCATGCAGCTGTCATAAAACCTCCCAGTCGCTTGAAACCCTTCGTGTCCTCAAATCAACCCACACCTGCAGGGCCTCTGTGGCATTACCCAAAAGATGTGTTGACCCCCACAGAGAGTGGAGACCCTGGAGAACCAGGCCAGGCATAAACACCACAGGACACTATTGATCTGAGAAACTAGAGCTTGGGGTCATTCTTAAAGGAGTCATTTCTGAAACAGCCGGACAAAGGTTACCAACAGTAAATGGGTTCCCTGGAGATGTAATCCCCTAGTAGCTAGTAAACCCCTTGCTAAATGCTGCTGTGCAGTTTATTAGAAGAGCAAGCAAGTAGTAAAGACTCAGCAGGAGGGGCTTCCTCAAGAAAATCAGAataagagaaggagggaaggaaggaaggaaggaagggaggaaggaaggaaggaaggaagggagggagggagggacggagggagggacggagggagggaggggggaacagAGAGTGACAGCTAGGAGGGGACATTCTCATGAGATGCAGGGGAAGAATAAAGCCAAGCTGCTGGAAAGAGCACCCATGAGAATAGCCAAAGCCATGATGCCGAAGCATTTAAGGGATGTCAGGGTCAGGCCAGGCCCAGGTACACACATAGCCCTGCACAGCACTGGCCATGGACCAAATCTACCCTGTGGATGTGTGGTCCATGCATggtctgcttttctttttaacaactgGCCACCACTTTAAAATTAAGGGATTTTATATAAAAACCAGATTTCTGCTTCCTCTTGAAAACTGGGTCACTTGGTTTGAATTACACCACAAGCTGATGCTGAGACAAAGATTTGAGAGCAAATGGTTTATGTGGGAGCTGCAGACAGcctggcaggggaggaggggaagaggggaggagacaGCCAGCCAAGGGTGCAGGGTTGAGCCAGCTGCCACCTTGGACAACTGGAGCTGAACGCCTCCAGGAAGTGCATAAAGCTTGAACCTTGGAATGATCTGAGATGAGGGGTGAGGTGAGGGAGCCCAAGAGTATTCCTACATCAAAGACCTGTCAGTCCCCACCTCccagagcaatggaaataaaaacaaaaataaacaaatgggacctaatgaaacttaaaagcttttgcacagcaaaggaaaccataaacaagaccaaaagataaccgtcagaatgggagaaaatatttg
This window of the Orcinus orca chromosome 14, mOrcOrc1.1, whole genome shotgun sequence genome carries:
- the CHST3 gene encoding carbohydrate sulfotransferase 3, which gives rise to MALPFPMEKGLTLPQDCRHFLHSLRMRSKYALFLAFVVVVFVFIEKENKIISRVSDKLKQIPQSPADANSTDPALVLAENASLLSLSELDSAFTQLQSRLRNLSLQLGVAPAEEAEEETTEWEQESRPPAEAPPRRHLLLMATTRTGSSFVGEFFNQQGNIFYLFEPLWHIERTVSFEQGGANAAGSALVYRDVLKQLFLCDLYLLEHFIIPAPEDHLTQFVFRRGSSRSLCEDPVCTPLVKKVFEKYPCKNRRCGLLNMTLASEACRRKEHMAIKAVRIRQLEFLQPLAEDPRLDLRVIQLVRDPRAVLASRMVAFADKYETWKNWLAKGQDQLREEEVLRLKGNCESIRLSAELGLRQPAWLRGRYMLVRYEDVALRPLQKAQEMYRFAGIPLTPQVEDWIQKNTQAAHDGIYSTQKNSSEQFEKWRFSMPFKLAQVVQAACGPAMRLFGYKPVQDAASLSNRSVSLLEERGTFWVT